A single genomic interval of Malania oleifera isolate guangnan ecotype guangnan chromosome 13, ASM2987363v1, whole genome shotgun sequence harbors:
- the LOC131145833 gene encoding farnesyl pyrophosphate synthase 2-like: MSNWSKIQCDYCWNNGIGIRYVVSNEQEEERKKFVMVIFGCAATSHGHDIEWTAIPIAVADCHPQPRPRLTSHHSLAASPSLPLLDLFNEVEFQTTCGQMIDLITTLEGEKDLSKYSLPIHRCIVQYKTAYYSFYLPVACALLMFGENLDDHAEVKNILVEMGIYFQVQDDYLDCFGDPEVIGKIGTNIEDFKCSWLVVKALEHCNEEQKKLLRISKDLFILPPLISLENYGKANQANVAKVKELYKELDIEGAFLEYESSSYKKLTNAIEAQPSKAVQVVLKSFLGKIYKRQK, from the exons ATGAGTAATTGGTCTAAAATCCAATGTGATTACTG TTGGAACAATGGGATTGGGATCCGCTATGTAGTTTCaaatgaacaagaagaagaaagaaaaaaatttgtgaTGGTGATTTTCGG CTGCGCAGCCACATCCCACGGCCACGACATCGAGTGGACAGCGATTCCCATTGCCGTCGCTGACTGCCACCCACAGCCACGGCCACGACTCACGAGCCACCATTCCCTCGCAGCCTCACCCAGTCTTCCTTTGCTGGATTTATTTAATGAG GTGGAATTCCAGACAACCTGTGGACAAATGATAGATTTGATCACCACGCTTGAAGGAGAGAAGGATCTTTCAAAGTACTCACTGCCTAT CCATCGTTGCATCGTTCAGTACAAAACCGCTTATTACTCATTTTACCTTCCG GTTGCATGTGCTTTGCTTATGTTTGGTGAGAATTTGGACGATCATGCAGAGGTTAAGAATATTCTTGTTGAAATGGgaatctacttccaagtacag GATGATTATCTGGATTGTTTTGGTGATCCTGAAGTGATTGGTAAA ATTGGGACAAATATTGAAGATTTTAAGTGCTCTTGGTTGGTCGTAAAAGCACTGGAACACTGTAATGAGGAGCAAAAGAAATTATTACGTATAAGCAAAGATCTCTTTATTCTCCCTCCACTTATTTCTCTT GAGAACTATGGCAAAGCCAATCAAGCCAATGTTGCAAAAGTGAAGGAACTTTATAAAGAGCTCGATATCGAG GGTGCGTTTTTGGAATATGAGAGCAGTAGCTATAAGAAGCTAACCAATGCGATTGAAGCTCAACCAAGTAAAGCAGTACAAGTTGTGCTGAAATCATTTTTGGGGAAGATATACAAACGGCAGAAGTAG
- the LOC131146237 gene encoding uncharacterized protein LOC131146237: MWKFASNAVAGAIGLKNNRLNPSRATSERSADENYSDTGRGEGLKCPICWESFNVVENVPYILWCGHTLCKNCVLRIQSAVLKFPILPTHLRFFISCPWCNLLSVRLIYKGNLKFPRKNFFLLWMVESQNGNRVKSNPLLGDEHQPFWSSRRNLAMGNQLGYTTQRHPPYIQFPEQLEPNQDSVFLICSHLNVQRLRTCLRKSLNFIVHLMAKIPLIIIFFLIILYAIPASAAILISYIFITFLFALPSFLVLYFAYPTLDWLIGEIFT; this comes from the coding sequence ATGTGGAAATTTGCTTCAAATGCTGTTGCTGGAGCCATTGGATTGAAGAATAACCGTTTAAATCCAAGTCGAGCCACATCAGAACGCTCAGCTGATGAAAACTACTCGGACACTGGCAGAGGGGAAGGACTAAAATGCCCAATCTGCTGGGAATCTTTCAATGTCGTTGAGAATGTGCCGTACATTTTATGGTGTGGCCATACCCTTTGTAAAAACTGTGTCTTGCGCATACAATCGGCTGTTTTAAAATTCCCAATATTACCAACCCATCTTCGATTCTTCATTTCTTGCCCATGGTGCAACCTACTATCTGTCAGGCTGATTTACAAGGGAAATCTCAAGTTTCCCCGTAAGAATTTCTTTCTACTCTGGATGGTTGAGAGCCAGAATGGTAATAGGGTAAAGTCAAATCCTCTCTTGGGTGATGAACATCAACCATTCTGGTCTTCACGTAGAAACTTGGCTATGGGAAATCAACTTGGCTACACAACCCAGAGGCACCCCCCATATATCCAATTTCCTGAGCAGTTGGAGCCCAATCAAGATAGCGTTTTTCTCATCTGTAGCCATCTCAATGTGCAGAGACTGCGTACATGTCTTCGCAAGTCCTTGAATTTCATTGTTCACCTCATGGCCAAGATCCCTTTGATCATCATATTTTTTCTGATCATCTTGTACGCAATACCCGCCAGTGCAGCTATCTTGATCTCATACATTTTCATCACATTTCTGTTTGCTCTGCCATCTTTTCTGGTATTGTACTTTGCTTACCCCACTTTGGATTGGTTGATTGGAGAAATATTCACGTGA